One segment of Rhodopirellula baltica SH 1 DNA contains the following:
- a CDS encoding ATP-binding protein has product MSSSSPSQTSATPSPDVFEKLATFYLGRQYDIAGGKALDDLLLYDAKDLCTHAMCVGMTGSGKTGLCLSLLEEAAIDGIPAICIDPKGDLANLMLAFPDMKPDDFKPWLEQGEASRKGMTLEEYAAKTAKTWKNGLASWGQSPERVAKFKAAADVAIYTPGSNTGIPLTVLKSFDAPPPEVLSNTDAMRERVTGAASGLLTLLGMEADPLLSREHILISSILDHCWRDGRSVTIGDLIGLISAPPITRVGVLDLDTFMPPSERAKLAMTLNNLLASPAFSSWLEGESLSIPDLLYTKEGKPKLSILSIAHLGDQERMFFVTILLNEIVSWMRTQSGTSSLRAMLYMDEVAGYFPPVANPPSKPPMLTLLKQARAFGLGVTLATQNPVDLDYKGLSNIGTWFLGRLQTERDKARVLDGLEGAAAQTGKPFNKAEMEQLLASLGSRVFLMNNVHDDGPTVFQTRWAMSFLAGPLARDQISALMADRKAELAAEQAGEHESVSSEVSSPSRPVLPTGVGEAFLVPTRYPGGDGRRVYRAALLGEGSMHFVRSSAGVDEWVDARRVLRCGKGVPEGVWESSEALDVDAEWVSDPEEGFDFTDLPDDLRGASKLKSIQKQLKDYLYRHHPMELFKSPALGEYAPAGASEVEARLHFQQAAREERDLQTEKLRDKYGSKMKTLEGKMRTAEERIAREEDQYESAKMSSLLSFGTSLIGAFMGRKIASRTNVSKMSTAARGASRAAQQRGDVKRAEAALEQLHIDMQELEDELRHEIDQLGQEFDIENLELETVTIPPRKSDLKIGSPVILWTPWQVDSTGEATALF; this is encoded by the coding sequence ATGTCCTCATCTTCTCCTTCTCAGACATCTGCCACGCCTTCTCCCGACGTGTTCGAGAAACTGGCCACGTTCTATTTGGGCCGCCAGTACGACATTGCGGGCGGCAAAGCTCTCGACGACTTGCTGCTCTACGACGCGAAAGATTTGTGCACCCACGCGATGTGCGTGGGCATGACCGGCAGCGGAAAAACCGGGCTGTGTTTGTCGTTGCTCGAAGAAGCCGCGATCGATGGAATCCCGGCGATCTGCATCGACCCCAAGGGTGACCTGGCGAACCTGATGTTGGCGTTTCCCGACATGAAGCCCGACGATTTTAAGCCTTGGTTGGAACAGGGCGAAGCGTCTCGCAAAGGCATGACGTTGGAGGAGTACGCCGCCAAGACCGCGAAGACATGGAAAAATGGCTTGGCCTCTTGGGGACAGTCACCGGAGCGAGTTGCCAAGTTCAAAGCCGCCGCCGACGTCGCGATCTACACACCGGGCAGCAACACCGGGATTCCGCTGACCGTCCTGAAGAGTTTTGACGCTCCGCCACCGGAGGTCTTGTCCAACACCGACGCGATGCGAGAACGAGTCACCGGTGCCGCGTCGGGATTGCTGACATTGCTCGGGATGGAAGCCGATCCGTTGCTTTCACGCGAACACATTCTGATCAGTTCCATCTTGGATCATTGCTGGAGAGACGGACGCAGCGTCACGATTGGTGACTTGATTGGCTTGATCTCCGCACCACCGATCACTCGCGTCGGCGTGCTCGACCTGGACACCTTCATGCCGCCGAGCGAACGAGCCAAGCTGGCGATGACGCTCAACAACTTGTTGGCCTCTCCCGCCTTCTCGTCGTGGCTGGAAGGCGAGTCACTTTCGATCCCCGATTTGCTGTACACGAAAGAAGGCAAACCCAAACTATCAATCCTTTCGATTGCACACTTGGGTGATCAAGAACGCATGTTCTTCGTCACGATCTTGCTCAACGAGATCGTCTCCTGGATGCGAACGCAAAGCGGTACCAGCTCTCTCCGCGCGATGCTGTACATGGACGAGGTGGCTGGCTACTTCCCACCGGTTGCCAACCCACCATCCAAACCACCGATGCTAACGCTGCTCAAACAAGCCCGCGCGTTTGGACTGGGCGTCACGCTCGCGACCCAAAACCCGGTCGACCTCGACTACAAAGGCTTGTCGAACATTGGCACTTGGTTCCTTGGCCGCTTGCAAACCGAACGCGACAAGGCTCGTGTGCTGGATGGGCTAGAAGGTGCCGCCGCTCAAACGGGCAAACCGTTCAACAAGGCCGAGATGGAACAACTCCTCGCCTCGTTGGGCAGTCGCGTTTTCCTGATGAACAATGTGCACGACGATGGACCGACCGTGTTCCAAACGCGTTGGGCGATGTCGTTCCTGGCCGGTCCGTTGGCCCGCGATCAAATCTCCGCACTGATGGCGGATCGCAAAGCGGAACTCGCGGCCGAACAAGCCGGCGAGCACGAATCGGTCTCGAGCGAAGTCTCCTCCCCCAGTCGCCCCGTGTTGCCGACCGGAGTGGGTGAAGCATTCTTGGTCCCCACTCGTTATCCCGGTGGCGACGGCCGACGAGTTTACCGGGCCGCATTGTTGGGCGAAGGTTCCATGCACTTCGTCCGCAGCAGTGCTGGCGTGGACGAATGGGTCGACGCTCGACGAGTTTTGCGTTGCGGAAAAGGAGTCCCCGAAGGCGTGTGGGAATCCAGCGAAGCGTTGGACGTTGACGCCGAATGGGTGTCCGACCCCGAGGAGGGTTTCGACTTCACCGATTTGCCCGACGACCTTCGCGGAGCCAGCAAACTGAAGTCGATCCAAAAGCAATTGAAGGACTACCTCTACCGACATCATCCGATGGAGCTTTTCAAAAGCCCCGCGCTGGGTGAATACGCTCCGGCGGGTGCCAGCGAAGTCGAAGCTCGACTGCATTTCCAACAAGCTGCACGTGAAGAACGCGATTTGCAGACGGAAAAGCTGCGTGACAAATACGGTTCGAAGATGAAGACGCTCGAAGGCAAGATGCGAACGGCAGAGGAACGAATCGCTCGCGAAGAAGACCAATACGAATCCGCCAAGATGTCCTCGTTGCTGTCCTTTGGCACCTCGTTGATCGGCGCGTTCATGGGACGCAAAATTGCCAGTCGAACGAACGTTTCCAAGATGTCGACGGCGGCTCGAGGTGCGTCACGAGCCGCCCAGCAACGCGGCGATGTCAAACGAGCCGAAGCGGCACTCGAGCAACTGCACATCGACATGCAAGAGCTCGAAGACGAACTGCGTCACGAAATCGATCAGCTCGGACAGGAGTTCGACATCGAAAACCTGGAGCTCGAAACAGTGACCATCCCGCCGCGAAAAAGCGACCTGAAGATTGGCAGCCCAGTCATCCTATGGACGCCCTGGCAAGTCGACTCCACCGGCGAAGCGACCGCGTTGTTCTAG
- a CDS encoding purine-nucleoside phosphorylase, whose amino-acid sequence MLDLYDKIDEACTEIRRHTRDTPRVGIILGTGLGGLVEDIEVEATLDYSEVPHFLKSTATSHAGRLIIGRMGGVPVLAMEGRFHFYEGYDLKDITLPVRVFKAMGAELLIVSNACGGLNPYFANGDIMVIEDQINLMGGNPLIGINDDRLGPRFPDMCEPYDQQWIDKTLAIARRNEIYPHKGVFVAVAGPCLETRAEYRYLRQIGADVVGMSTVPETIVAVHAGLKVVGLSVITDMCLPDALKPADVSEIIATANAAEPKLRTIVRGIVQECGEVRIA is encoded by the coding sequence ATGCTCGATCTGTACGACAAAATTGACGAAGCCTGCACAGAAATCCGTCGTCACACTCGCGACACGCCACGTGTCGGCATTATTTTGGGCACGGGATTGGGCGGGTTGGTTGAGGACATCGAGGTCGAAGCAACGCTGGACTATTCCGAGGTTCCACACTTTCTGAAGTCGACCGCGACCAGCCACGCGGGACGATTGATCATTGGCCGGATGGGCGGCGTGCCGGTGTTGGCGATGGAAGGTCGTTTCCACTTTTATGAAGGTTACGATCTGAAAGACATCACGCTGCCCGTGCGTGTATTCAAAGCGATGGGCGCCGAATTGTTGATCGTCAGCAACGCTTGTGGGGGACTGAATCCTTACTTCGCCAACGGCGACATCATGGTGATCGAGGACCAGATCAACTTGATGGGCGGCAATCCGTTGATCGGCATCAACGACGATCGCTTGGGACCACGTTTCCCGGATATGTGCGAACCCTACGATCAACAATGGATCGACAAGACGTTGGCCATCGCTCGTCGCAACGAAATTTATCCTCACAAAGGTGTCTTCGTCGCGGTCGCGGGACCATGTTTGGAAACTCGCGCTGAATATCGCTACCTGCGGCAGATCGGGGCAGATGTTGTTGGAATGAGTACAGTGCCCGAAACCATCGTCGCCGTGCACGCGGGATTGAAAGTCGTTGGATTGAGCGTGATCACTGACATGTGCTTACCAGATGCACTGAAGCCGGCCGATGTGTCTGAGATCATTGCGACGGCAAATGCCGCCGAACCCAAACTGCGAACGATCGTTCGTGGGATCGTTCAAGAGTGCGGTGAAGTTCGCATCGCTTGA